A genomic stretch from Vibrio coralliilyticus includes:
- the nqrF gene encoding NADH:ubiquinone reductase (Na(+)-transporting) subunit F, producing MDIILGVVMFTLIVLALVLVILFAKSKLVPTGDITISVNDDPNLAIVTQPGGKLLSALAGAGVFVSSACGGGGSCGQCRVKVKSGGGDILPTELDHITKGEAREGERLACQVAMKTDMDIELPEEIFGVKKWECTVISNDNKATFIKELKLQIPDGESVPFRAGGYIQIEAPVHHVKYADYDIPEEYREDWDKFNLFRYESKVNEETIRAYSMANYPEEEGIIMLNVRIATPPPNNPDVPPGIMSSYIWSLKEGDKCTISGPFGEFFAKDTDNEMVFVGGGAGMAPMRSHIFDQLKRLKSSRKMSFWYGARSKREMFYVEDFDMLQEENDNFVWHCALSDPMPEDNWDGYTGFIHNVLYENYLKDHEAPEDCEYYMCGPPMMNAAVIGMLKDLGVEDENILLDDFGG from the coding sequence ATGGACATTATTCTTGGTGTAGTGATGTTTACTCTGATCGTACTTGCGCTAGTACTAGTGATTCTTTTCGCTAAGTCTAAGCTTGTACCAACAGGTGACATTACAATTTCTGTGAACGACGACCCTAATCTGGCGATCGTTACACAACCGGGCGGTAAGCTGCTGAGTGCTCTAGCTGGTGCTGGCGTATTCGTATCTTCTGCTTGTGGTGGCGGTGGCTCATGTGGCCAGTGTCGCGTAAAAGTTAAATCAGGTGGTGGTGACATTCTACCTACCGAGCTTGACCATATTACTAAAGGTGAAGCGCGTGAAGGTGAGCGTCTAGCGTGTCAGGTTGCGATGAAAACTGACATGGACATCGAGCTTCCTGAAGAAATCTTCGGCGTTAAAAAGTGGGAATGTACGGTTATCTCTAATGATAACAAGGCAACATTCATCAAAGAACTTAAGCTACAAATCCCAGATGGCGAATCAGTACCTTTCCGTGCTGGTGGCTACATCCAGATTGAAGCGCCAGTTCACCACGTGAAATACGCAGACTACGATATCCCTGAGGAATACCGTGAAGACTGGGACAAGTTCAACCTGTTCCGTTATGAGTCTAAGGTCAATGAAGAGACGATCCGTGCGTACTCAATGGCGAACTACCCGGAAGAAGAAGGCATTATCATGCTGAACGTCCGTATCGCTACGCCGCCGCCAAATAACCCAGACGTACCACCTGGTATTATGTCTTCGTACATTTGGTCTTTGAAAGAAGGTGATAAGTGTACGATTTCTGGTCCATTCGGTGAGTTCTTCGCGAAAGACACTGACAACGAAATGGTTTTCGTTGGTGGTGGTGCAGGTATGGCGCCGATGCGTTCTCATATCTTCGATCAGCTTAAGCGTCTGAAGTCTTCTCGTAAGATGTCTTTCTGGTACGGTGCTCGTTCTAAGCGTGAAATGTTCTATGTAGAAGATTTTGATATGCTTCAAGAAGAGAACGATAACTTCGTATGGCATTGTGCTCTATCGGATCCTATGCCAGAAGATAACTGGGATGGCTACACTGGTTTCATCCACAACGTATTGTATGAAAACTACCTGAAGGATCACGAAGCGCCTGAAGATTGTGAGTACTACATGTGTGGTCCACCGATGATGAACGCTGCTGTTATCGGCATGCTAAAAGATCTTGGTGTTGAGGATGAAAACATCCTACTCGATGACTTTGGTGGTTAA
- the nqrM gene encoding (Na+)-NQR maturation NqrM, producing the protein MSTFLITFGIFVAVIAAMSVGYIFQKKVVKGSCGGLGAVGVDKVCNCPEPCDARKKREAREAVRAEKLAAREEKLAAWEKDRIA; encoded by the coding sequence ATGAGTACATTTCTGATTACTTTCGGCATTTTCGTTGCCGTGATCGCAGCCATGTCTGTTGGCTATATTTTCCAGAAGAAAGTGGTGAAAGGCAGTTGTGGCGGTTTAGGTGCGGTTGGAGTCGATAAGGTGTGTAACTGTCCTGAACCCTGTGATGCGCGTAAAAAACGCGAAGCTCGTGAAGCCGTGAGAGCAGAAAAGCTCGCTGCTCGTGAGGAAAAGCTGGCAGCATGGGAAAAAGACCGTATTGCCTAG
- a CDS encoding FAD:protein FMN transferase produces MKKWLVVFASLLVLAGCEKPVEQVHLSGPTMGTTYNIKYISEEGVPSPQALQTEVDRLLEEVNEQMSTYRPDSELSRFNQDRTSEPFTVSPQTATVVKEAIRLNGLTLGALDVTVGPLVNLWGFGPEARPEVVPTDEELAARKANTGIQHLTVEGNTLTKDIPDLYVDLSTIAKGWGVDVVADYIQSQGIQNYMVEVGGEMRLKGVNREGVKWRIAIEKPSADERAVQEIIEPGDMAIATSGDYRIYFERDGVRYSHIINPKTGKPIRHKVVSVTVLDESSMTADGLATGLMVLGEEQGMKIANENNIPVFMIVKTKDGFKEMASEAYKPFMNK; encoded by the coding sequence GTGAAGAAGTGGCTTGTTGTATTTGCTTCTCTTTTAGTGCTTGCTGGCTGTGAAAAGCCCGTTGAGCAAGTTCATCTCAGTGGTCCTACAATGGGCACGACTTACAATATTAAGTACATTTCAGAGGAAGGCGTGCCTTCACCGCAAGCACTGCAGACAGAGGTTGACCGTTTACTTGAGGAAGTGAACGAGCAAATGTCGACCTACCGGCCTGATTCTGAGTTGAGTCGTTTTAATCAAGATCGTACTTCAGAGCCATTTACAGTATCGCCTCAAACAGCCACGGTGGTGAAAGAAGCGATCCGTTTAAACGGTCTTACTTTAGGTGCGCTTGACGTCACTGTTGGTCCATTAGTCAACTTATGGGGATTTGGCCCCGAAGCTCGTCCTGAAGTGGTACCTACTGATGAAGAGTTGGCTGCGCGTAAAGCTAATACAGGGATTCAACATTTAACGGTTGAAGGGAATACTCTCACTAAAGATATTCCTGACTTGTACGTTGACCTATCAACCATTGCTAAAGGTTGGGGGGTTGATGTCGTTGCTGACTATATTCAATCACAGGGTATTCAAAATTATATGGTTGAAGTCGGTGGTGAAATGCGACTTAAAGGGGTAAATCGAGAAGGGGTGAAATGGCGCATTGCGATAGAAAAACCTTCTGCTGATGAGCGAGCGGTGCAAGAGATTATTGAACCAGGCGATATGGCGATTGCCACGTCAGGTGATTACCGTATCTATTTTGAGCGTGATGGTGTACGTTATTCGCATATCATCAACCCTAAAACGGGCAAACCTATCCGTCATAAAGTCGTCTCTGTGACTGTACTGGACGAATCTTCGATGACTGCTGATGGTTTGGCTACAGGCTTGATGGTTCTTGGTGAAGAGCAGGGAATGAAGATAGCCAACGAGAATAATATCCCTGTATTTATGATCGTGAAAACCAAAGATGGATTTAAAGAAATGGCATCGGAAGCGTATAAGCCATTTATGAACAAATAA
- a CDS encoding YggN family protein, which translates to MKYGLFTISLLVASQAYAAQCNVDLKNDIRLNDKTLEIHQKGGDTAIVDAENTLTIHGEEIPLDASQQQAIADYRSNLNDYLPRAKQIAQDGLALANDIIDDVGQSFDAPEAFDSVKASMQQFYADIEARYYQNGDLILPADSFASLRETWTEDFESAKKLFNEEFITSAFNAMSEKMQAEGGLNLTEMADTMSELKERIAKRLEAHSVDVEKQSQEFCDSLDSMAEQEKELHKKIPQLKDYQVFTI; encoded by the coding sequence ATGAAATACGGACTATTTACTATCTCGTTACTGGTGGCGAGTCAGGCGTATGCTGCTCAATGTAATGTCGATTTGAAGAATGATATTCGTCTTAATGACAAAACATTGGAAATCCACCAGAAAGGCGGTGATACGGCGATTGTCGATGCCGAAAACACCCTAACCATTCATGGTGAAGAGATCCCTCTTGATGCTTCTCAGCAGCAAGCTATTGCCGACTATCGCAGTAATTTGAACGATTATCTACCACGAGCAAAACAAATAGCTCAAGATGGTTTAGCGCTGGCTAATGATATTATTGATGATGTTGGTCAAAGCTTCGACGCCCCCGAGGCGTTTGATAGCGTCAAAGCTTCTATGCAGCAGTTTTACGCTGATATTGAAGCTCGTTATTACCAGAATGGTGATTTAATTTTGCCCGCAGACAGTTTTGCTTCACTGCGCGAAACTTGGACGGAAGACTTTGAAAGTGCGAAGAAGCTCTTTAATGAAGAGTTTATCACCAGTGCATTTAATGCGATGTCTGAAAAGATGCAGGCGGAAGGTGGTCTGAACCTGACTGAGATGGCTGATACTATGAGTGAGCTGAAAGAGCGCATTGCGAAGAGACTGGAGGCGCACTCAGTGGATGTAGAGAAACAGAGCCAAGAGTTTTGTGATTCGCTTGACAGCATGGCTGAGCAAGAGAAGGAATTGCATAAGAAAATTCCACAGCTAAAAGATTATCAAGTCTTTACCATCTAA
- the dinB gene encoding DNA polymerase IV, whose translation MVAEKVRKIIHVDMDCFYAAVEMRDNPSYQGHPLAVGGHEKQRGVLSTCNYEARKFGVRSAMPTGQALKLCPHLLVVPGRMQVYKQASQHIREIFSRYTEIIEPLSLDEAFLDVTDSMQCHGSATLIAEAIRRDIFNELQLTASAGVAPVKFLAKVASDMNKPNGQYVIPPDKVQQEVDKLPLEKIPGVGKVSVEKLHQAGFYTCEDIKNGDYRELLLRFGRLGASLWKKSHGIDQREVVVERERKSVGVERTFSENIITYDECWQVIENKLFPELETRLTKASPEKAIIKQGIKLKFADFQLTTIEHIHPELELNYFKELLRDILKRQNGREIRLLGLNVMLKPEEQSKQLSFF comes from the coding sequence ATGGTCGCTGAAAAAGTAAGAAAGATCATCCATGTTGATATGGACTGCTTCTATGCCGCAGTGGAAATGCGTGATAACCCTAGCTATCAAGGGCATCCTTTAGCCGTGGGGGGGCATGAGAAACAACGTGGTGTTCTGAGTACTTGCAACTATGAAGCGAGAAAGTTTGGTGTACGCAGTGCCATGCCGACAGGGCAAGCATTAAAGCTGTGCCCGCATTTATTAGTTGTTCCGGGAAGGATGCAGGTATATAAACAGGCTTCTCAGCATATCCGAGAGATTTTCTCTCGCTATACCGAGATCATTGAGCCTTTGTCTTTGGATGAGGCGTTCTTGGATGTGACGGATTCAATGCAATGCCACGGGTCGGCGACTTTGATTGCAGAAGCCATTCGCCGCGATATCTTTAATGAGCTTCAGTTGACTGCGTCAGCAGGAGTGGCTCCGGTAAAATTTCTGGCCAAGGTGGCATCGGATATGAATAAACCTAATGGTCAGTATGTCATTCCACCGGATAAAGTTCAGCAGGAAGTTGACAAACTGCCGTTGGAAAAAATTCCCGGAGTAGGGAAGGTGAGTGTCGAGAAACTCCATCAAGCGGGTTTTTATACTTGTGAAGACATTAAAAACGGTGATTATCGAGAGCTTTTATTACGTTTTGGTCGCTTAGGGGCGTCTTTGTGGAAAAAGAGCCATGGTATTGATCAACGTGAGGTGGTGGTCGAGCGAGAGCGTAAATCCGTTGGTGTCGAGCGGACTTTTAGCGAAAATATCATTACTTACGACGAGTGTTGGCAAGTGATTGAAAATAAACTTTTTCCAGAGCTAGAAACACGATTGACCAAAGCCTCTCCCGAAAAGGCGATTATTAAGCAAGGGATTAAACTCAAATTTGCTGACTTTCAGCTGACCACGATTGAACATATTCATCCCGAGTTAGAGTTGAACTATTTCAAAGAGTTATTACGTGACATTCTTAAGCGCCAAAACGGTCGCGAGATTCGCTTACTGGGCTTAAACGTGATGCTTAAGCCCGAGGAACAGAGCAAACAGTTGAGTTTCTTCTGA
- a CDS encoding GGDEF domain-containing response regulator → MSHKVLVVEDSRAYRNYLTQQLSAIGCDVIGCKSYAETQQALNEHRSFHFAVLDYCLPDAQDGEVIDLVLDNQQKVIVLTATFNESVRERFIAKGVMDYLLKDSMASVSYLLPLAQRLMNNIHHHALVVDDSLTVRRHVTQLLEHQYIRTTQAQNGSEALHKLAETPDITFIITDHDMPSKDGIVMTREIRQMYDKNSLAILGLSGSEDRTLTARFLKAGANDFLHKPFNQEEFFCRVNQLLDMKEATDELYKLANQDTLTGLWNRRFLFSQSCTEGSARYIAMIDIDHFKAVNDTYGHDGGDAALKSIAHTLKAYFPQDVVVRFGGEEFCVQSYSTLDEFITRLEKMRQSIEQSIIQHNGQDITLTISIGLCSVEGTLEQQIKIADDCLYVAKRQGRNQIIATE, encoded by the coding sequence GTGAGCCATAAAGTGTTAGTTGTCGAAGACAGTCGTGCTTATCGCAACTATTTAACCCAGCAGTTGAGCGCCATAGGTTGTGATGTCATCGGATGTAAATCCTACGCAGAGACTCAGCAAGCACTGAATGAACATCGCAGTTTTCATTTTGCCGTACTCGATTACTGCTTACCAGACGCACAAGATGGCGAAGTAATCGATCTTGTCCTAGACAATCAGCAAAAGGTTATCGTATTAACCGCCACCTTTAACGAGAGTGTTCGTGAGCGTTTTATCGCTAAAGGCGTGATGGATTACCTGCTAAAGGACAGCATGGCGTCGGTTTCCTATCTTCTTCCACTTGCTCAGCGTCTAATGAATAACATTCATCATCATGCGTTAGTCGTGGACGACTCCCTCACCGTGCGAAGACATGTAACACAGCTACTTGAGCATCAATACATACGCACAACTCAAGCACAAAATGGATCAGAAGCGCTACATAAGCTCGCAGAAACACCCGATATCACTTTCATCATTACTGACCATGATATGCCCAGTAAAGACGGCATCGTAATGACGCGAGAGATCAGGCAAATGTACGACAAAAACAGCTTGGCGATTCTCGGTTTATCTGGGAGTGAAGATAGAACCTTAACCGCAAGGTTTCTTAAAGCTGGAGCTAATGATTTTTTACATAAGCCATTTAATCAGGAAGAATTCTTCTGCCGAGTAAACCAGTTGCTGGATATGAAGGAAGCGACTGATGAGCTGTATAAGCTTGCGAATCAAGATACTTTAACGGGTCTATGGAATAGACGCTTTTTGTTTAGTCAATCCTGTACTGAAGGGAGTGCTAGATATATAGCCATGATTGACATTGACCATTTCAAAGCGGTTAATGATACCTATGGTCACGATGGTGGCGATGCCGCCTTGAAAAGCATTGCACACACCCTAAAGGCTTATTTTCCACAGGATGTCGTAGTTCGATTTGGTGGGGAAGAGTTCTGCGTTCAGTCGTATTCCACTTTGGATGAGTTTATAACCCGGCTGGAAAAAATGCGCCAAAGCATTGAACAGTCCATCATTCAGCATAATGGACAGGACATTACGTTGACTATCAGTATCGGGCTATGCAGTGTAGAAGGAACGCTAGAACAGCAAATAAAGATCGCTGATGACTGTCTGTATGTCGCCAAAAGACAAGGACGAAATCAGATCATAGCCACAGAATGA
- a CDS encoding Ig-like domain-containing protein, protein MGSNLLRGAIIAALGLSYQAHAYDCAGLAVWDSTAVYTSGDLVQTSNHAYQASHWTQGNDPVSNSGDWEAWKDLGQCDTGGGNADPEVSISSPVNNAEIPEGTVTTIQASASDSDGNIAQVAFLVDDQNIATVTQAPYQTDWTAVAGTTTISVIATDNENATSETQIAISVTLAGEPIPPSVTLTSPSGSEQLTEGDLLTLSANASDTDGSVDKVEFFVDGQLIASDTSAPYETTWTSVSGTHNFKAKATDNDNQTTSTQEVSLVVASSATGGCAGLPTYTAGTSYSAGQLVQNHNQKYRCDIAGWCSSSSAWAYEPGQGDYWDEAWTGLGACAAPPAVTITSPSDNQILLAGSTVSFTADASDSDGTVSQVEFFAGSNSLGVVTQPPYTVSWTATQVGLNSLKAIATDNENNTGEATVSVTVSDQDLVVALTSPTAGQTVGLGKSVQFAADATSLSANVTQVDFLVNGSIVGTDITAPYSYNWTAGAVGSYTVAAKATDSANSEVTSDAATITVVEQTEKTHKLIGYWHNFVNGAGCPMRLADMSDAWDVIDIAFADNDRNSDGTVHFNLYSGDIHSSCAALNPTQFKQDMAALQAKGKKFVLSLGGAEGTITLNTDQDEANFVSSLTDIIKEWGFDGLDVDLESGSNLVHGSQIQARLGRALLQIEQNIGGDMYLTMAPEHPYVQGGFVAYSGIWGAYIPVINDTRSTLDLLHVQLYNNGGLPNPYTQGSAAEGSVDMMVAQSKMLIEGFELANGTQFAPLRDDQVAIGLPSGPSSANSGQAPTPNILDALDCLTKGTSCDSVIPAFNYPNFAGVMTWSINWDEHDGYIFSGPVGDKLTQMNNSQ, encoded by the coding sequence ATGGGTTCAAATCTGCTCAGAGGCGCCATCATCGCGGCGCTAGGGCTAAGCTACCAAGCGCACGCCTATGATTGTGCTGGCTTGGCGGTTTGGGATAGCACTGCGGTCTACACATCCGGAGATCTAGTTCAGACATCCAACCATGCTTATCAAGCCAGTCATTGGACACAGGGCAATGACCCCGTCAGCAACTCCGGTGATTGGGAAGCATGGAAAGACCTTGGACAATGTGACACTGGCGGTGGTAACGCAGACCCAGAGGTATCCATATCTTCTCCTGTTAATAATGCCGAGATCCCCGAAGGCACAGTCACCACGATACAGGCTTCCGCCAGTGATAGCGATGGCAACATCGCTCAAGTGGCGTTCCTGGTTGATGACCAGAACATTGCGACGGTCACACAAGCACCTTATCAAACAGATTGGACAGCGGTCGCAGGTACAACCACCATTTCTGTTATTGCCACTGACAATGAAAACGCAACATCAGAAACGCAGATTGCAATCAGCGTCACCTTAGCTGGCGAACCGATTCCTCCTTCTGTCACTTTAACCAGCCCTTCAGGCAGCGAGCAATTGACGGAAGGCGATCTTCTCACATTAAGTGCTAATGCCTCCGACACAGATGGCAGTGTTGATAAAGTCGAGTTTTTTGTCGATGGACAATTGATTGCCAGCGACACCTCCGCACCTTATGAAACCACGTGGACCTCAGTCAGTGGTACTCATAACTTCAAGGCCAAAGCGACAGACAACGACAACCAGACGACTTCAACCCAAGAGGTATCACTGGTTGTCGCCAGCAGCGCAACAGGTGGCTGTGCTGGGCTACCAACCTATACCGCAGGCACCAGCTACAGTGCGGGTCAGTTGGTACAGAACCACAATCAAAAATACCGTTGTGACATTGCAGGTTGGTGCTCTTCAAGCTCCGCCTGGGCCTACGAACCAGGACAAGGAGACTATTGGGATGAAGCCTGGACGGGGTTAGGCGCTTGTGCCGCTCCACCAGCGGTAACCATCACTAGCCCTAGTGACAATCAGATATTGCTTGCGGGTAGTACCGTCAGTTTCACTGCTGACGCTTCGGATTCTGATGGGACAGTAAGCCAAGTCGAATTCTTCGCAGGCAGTAACAGCCTCGGTGTAGTGACACAGCCGCCTTACACGGTGAGTTGGACAGCGACTCAAGTTGGCCTTAATAGCCTCAAAGCCATCGCGACAGACAATGAAAACAACACGGGCGAAGCGACGGTTTCGGTAACAGTCAGTGACCAAGATTTAGTGGTTGCATTGACATCGCCAACAGCGGGCCAAACCGTCGGGCTAGGTAAATCGGTCCAGTTTGCCGCCGATGCAACATCGCTGTCTGCCAACGTGACGCAGGTCGATTTCTTAGTGAACGGATCGATTGTCGGTACAGATATCACTGCACCATACAGCTATAACTGGACCGCAGGTGCGGTAGGTAGCTATACCGTTGCTGCCAAAGCCACAGACTCAGCCAATAGCGAGGTCACATCTGACGCAGCAACGATTACTGTCGTAGAGCAAACAGAGAAAACACATAAACTGATAGGTTACTGGCATAATTTCGTCAACGGAGCAGGTTGCCCTATGCGTTTGGCAGATATGTCTGATGCTTGGGACGTGATCGATATCGCCTTCGCTGATAATGATCGTAACAGCGATGGTACTGTGCACTTTAACCTATACTCAGGCGATATCCACAGCAGTTGTGCCGCGCTTAATCCAACTCAATTCAAGCAAGATATGGCAGCACTGCAAGCCAAAGGTAAAAAGTTCGTTCTCTCTCTTGGGGGAGCTGAGGGCACGATTACTCTAAATACTGATCAGGATGAAGCCAACTTTGTCTCTAGCTTGACTGACATCATCAAGGAATGGGGTTTCGATGGTCTTGATGTCGACTTGGAGAGTGGCTCAAATCTCGTTCATGGCTCGCAAATTCAGGCTCGTTTAGGCCGAGCACTATTGCAAATTGAGCAAAATATAGGTGGGGATATGTACCTGACTATGGCGCCAGAGCATCCTTATGTTCAAGGCGGATTCGTCGCTTACAGTGGTATTTGGGGCGCGTACATTCCGGTCATTAATGACACACGCAGTACACTAGATCTGCTCCACGTTCAGCTCTATAACAATGGCGGATTGCCAAATCCTTACACACAAGGCAGTGCCGCTGAAGGCTCCGTTGATATGATGGTGGCTCAATCCAAAATGCTAATTGAAGGCTTTGAGTTAGCTAATGGCACTCAGTTTGCGCCGCTTCGAGATGATCAAGTCGCGATTGGTTTACCATCAGGTCCTAGCTCAGCAAACTCTGGGCAAGCGCCAACCCCAAATATTCTTGATGCGCTAGATTGCCTAACTAAAGGCACCAGCTGCGACTCAGTCATTCCTGCCTTTAATTATCCGAATTTTGCGGGCGTGATGACTTGGTCTATCAACTGGGATGAACACGATGGTTACATCTTCTCAGGCCCAGTTGGAGATAAGCTCACTCAGATGAATAATAGCCAGTAA
- a CDS encoding GreA/GreB family elongation factor, whose protein sequence is MNKSELLQTIRLAMQQSLEVAQSSTQRAIESATDEETVPEHKYDTLALEASYLAHGQAMRVQECERELSVMSGLKLPVQPEYVGLGTLVCLVDLDDNGRWFFVVPCAGGLKVEHQHQEVMLVTFDSPLGRALKGKSLGDDVEYQVGSTTFFYEIETII, encoded by the coding sequence ATGAATAAATCGGAGCTACTGCAAACCATACGGCTTGCCATGCAACAATCCCTTGAAGTTGCTCAAAGCTCAACCCAGCGAGCGATAGAGTCAGCGACCGATGAAGAAACTGTGCCCGAACATAAATACGATACGCTGGCATTAGAAGCGTCTTACCTCGCTCATGGACAGGCAATGCGTGTTCAGGAGTGTGAGCGAGAGTTGAGTGTGATGTCAGGTCTAAAGCTACCAGTACAGCCGGAATATGTCGGATTGGGGACGTTAGTTTGCCTTGTTGATCTAGATGATAACGGTCGTTGGTTCTTTGTTGTTCCATGCGCTGGGGGCTTGAAGGTAGAGCATCAACATCAGGAAGTCATGTTAGTGACTTTTGACTCTCCCCTCGGTCGAGCTCTAAAAGGAAAGTCGTTGGGCGATGATGTCGAGTATCAAGTGGGAAGTACCACTTTTTTCTATGAGATAGAAACAATAATTTGA
- a CDS encoding RecQ family ATP-dependent DNA helicase: MQTSGNQEIIDSTLRSTFGFEQLRDGQYTVIDKVLSGRSCAAIFPTGSGKSLCYQLSALCLPHLTLVISPLLALMKDQLEFLHNKGISAASLNSNQSREETQSIMTKVRNGEIKILMVSVERLKNERFRHFLSQLSISQLVVDEAHCISEWGHNFRPDYLKLPQFQQELSIPQVLLLTATATQTVLDDMSKKFNIAPEDITVTGFYRPNLDISVIPCSEEEKDQTLLSIFCEAQSLPTIVYVTQQNSAERIANLLAEKGIKAMAYHAGLDSNSRERIQQDFMAGHTECIAATIAFGMGVDKSDIRRVIHFDLPKSIENYAQEIGRAGRDGKSSQCILLANEDGVSTLENFVYGDTPEHTEIHNVIQQTISSTPNWEVVISRLSSESNIRQLPLKTLLVYMEMANIITAQYSYFADYRFKFIMTKQDIIARFEGERRQFTEALFNCSIQARTWCQVDFEALWQSYNGERARAVAALDYFHQNGWIELESKLMTEVYRVNSLEQSLEQISEQLFNLFKAKETSDVERIHNLLSLFKSESCLSHALASYFSDNQAPHKCGHCSVCRKEHQEWPASIRPKIKSQDITNWLKPLQQKSSSTLSDNLKAKFLCGIATPWFTKIKARNMEGFGQLSSHPYQQVMDAISSYNK, translated from the coding sequence ATGCAGACATCAGGCAACCAAGAAATCATCGATTCGACTCTACGTTCCACATTTGGTTTTGAACAGCTCAGAGATGGGCAATATACCGTGATAGACAAAGTCCTTAGTGGTCGATCCTGCGCGGCTATTTTCCCAACAGGTTCAGGAAAGTCATTATGCTATCAGCTGTCTGCCTTGTGCTTACCTCACCTGACTTTGGTCATTTCTCCACTGTTAGCGCTAATGAAAGATCAACTCGAATTTTTGCATAACAAGGGGATCTCGGCGGCGTCTCTTAACTCAAACCAAAGCCGAGAAGAAACGCAGAGTATCATGACAAAAGTGCGAAATGGGGAGATTAAGATCCTTATGGTGTCAGTCGAGCGACTAAAAAACGAACGATTTCGTCACTTTTTGTCTCAGCTTAGTATCTCGCAATTGGTTGTCGATGAGGCGCACTGTATCTCAGAATGGGGCCACAACTTTCGCCCTGACTACCTAAAGCTTCCTCAATTTCAACAAGAACTTTCTATTCCTCAAGTTCTCCTTTTAACCGCGACGGCAACGCAAACGGTATTGGATGACATGAGTAAGAAATTCAACATTGCGCCTGAGGATATTACGGTAACAGGGTTTTATCGCCCCAACTTAGATATTTCTGTTATCCCATGTAGTGAAGAAGAAAAAGATCAAACATTACTATCCATTTTCTGCGAAGCACAATCTTTACCCACCATCGTCTACGTGACTCAACAAAACAGTGCTGAGCGTATTGCTAACCTACTCGCTGAGAAAGGTATTAAGGCTATGGCGTACCATGCAGGGCTAGACAGTAATAGCAGAGAACGTATCCAGCAAGACTTTATGGCCGGCCACACAGAGTGTATTGCCGCCACAATTGCATTTGGAATGGGAGTAGATAAATCTGATATCCGCCGCGTTATTCACTTTGATCTACCCAAATCAATAGAGAACTATGCACAAGAAATCGGCCGAGCAGGACGAGACGGTAAATCCTCACAGTGCATTCTCCTCGCCAATGAAGATGGCGTGTCGACTCTGGAAAACTTTGTTTATGGTGACACACCAGAACACACAGAGATCCACAACGTCATCCAACAAACCATTTCGTCCACACCGAACTGGGAAGTGGTGATATCTCGCTTATCTTCAGAGAGCAACATTCGCCAACTACCACTAAAAACCTTGCTGGTGTATATGGAAATGGCAAACATCATCACGGCACAATACAGTTATTTTGCCGACTATCGCTTTAAATTCATTATGACCAAGCAAGACATCATTGCTCGTTTTGAGGGAGAGAGACGCCAGTTTACCGAGGCTTTGTTCAACTGTTCAATTCAAGCGAGAACTTGGTGCCAAGTCGACTTTGAGGCATTATGGCAAAGCTACAATGGAGAACGCGCTCGTGCAGTCGCCGCATTGGATTATTTTCACCAAAACGGATGGATTGAGCTTGAAAGTAAATTGATGACGGAAGTTTATCGTGTCAACTCGCTCGAACAGTCGTTAGAACAAATAAGTGAACAGCTTTTCAATTTGTTTAAAGCAAAAGAAACCAGTGACGTTGAACGTATCCATAACCTGTTAAGTTTATTTAAATCTGAATCCTGTTTAAGTCACGCTTTAGCCAGTTATTTCTCTGATAATCAAGCTCCACATAAGTGTGGGCATTGCAGCGTATGCAGAAAAGAGCACCAAGAATGGCCAGCCAGTATTAGACCTAAGATCAAAAGTCAGGACATCACCAACTGGTTAAAGCCTTTACAACAAAAATCATCGTCCACATTATCTGATAACCTCAAAGCGAAATTTCTATGTGGTATCGCCACACCTTGGTTTACAAAAATCAAAGCTCGCAATATGGAAGGGTTTGGCCAACTTTCCTCTCACCCTTATCAACAGGTCATGGACGCAATCTCTAGCTATAACAAATAA